In Syntrophobacterales bacterium, a genomic segment contains:
- a CDS encoding MaoC family dehydratase: MTVEKGQTFTGSEQVDRYRSLYYAGASGDFNPIHIDPEFGKMVGLGGSILQGLCTLAFAAKVVTDWTGDPGRLKKIKCRFSAPVMMEDTISVEGAVTDVQAGRAKLAIRVVNQNGSEVLQKVEAEIDA, from the coding sequence ATGACAGTTGAAAAAGGGCAAACATTCACCGGCAGCGAGCAGGTCGATAGATACCGGTCGCTATACTACGCCGGCGCCTCGGGCGATTTCAACCCGATCCATATCGATCCCGAGTTTGGAAAGATGGTGGGGCTGGGCGGGTCGATTCTCCAAGGTCTGTGCACGCTGGCCTTTGCGGCGAAAGTCGTTACCGATTGGACCGGCGACCCGGGCCGACTTAAGAAAATAAAGTGTCGTTTCAGCGCCCCGGTCATGATGGAAGATACGATTTCCGTCGAGGGCGCCGTTACAGACGTTCAGGCGGGCCGCGCCAAGCTTGCCATCCGGGTCGTAAACCAGAACGGGTCGGAAGTGCTCCAGAAAGTCGAAGCCGAGATCGATGCGTAA
- a CDS encoding Zn-ribbon domain-containing OB-fold protein: MVRPEQLIIASGDAVQPFAYSVGMHGSRFFTEIRDNCRFMAVRCPRCKKVYIPPRAVCGDCFVEMKEWVEVGPQGVIGTFTIIRFAFLDPETGRQKPVPYGYGFIKLDGADTLFQHYISVEEEKRLRIGARVAPVFSRERKGSIRDIEYFKVTD, from the coding sequence ATGGTCAGGCCAGAACAGCTCATCATCGCCTCAGGCGACGCGGTTCAACCCTTTGCGTATAGCGTGGGGATGCACGGGAGCAGGTTTTTTACAGAGATACGGGACAACTGTCGTTTTATGGCGGTTCGGTGTCCCCGGTGCAAAAAGGTTTATATCCCGCCGCGCGCGGTCTGCGGGGACTGTTTTGTGGAGATGAAGGAGTGGGTCGAAGTAGGGCCGCAAGGGGTCATCGGCACCTTTACCATTATTCGCTTTGCCTTCCTCGATCCGGAAACAGGCAGGCAGAAGCCGGTCCCCTATGGTTACGGCTTCATCAAACTGGACGGCGCCGATACCCTTTTTCAGCACTACATCAGCGTCGAGGAGGAAAAAAGGCTCCGAATCGGCGCCCGGGTCGCACCGGTATTTTCCAGGGAGCGAAAAGGCAGCATCCGGGATATTGAGTATTTTAAGGTAACAGATTGA
- a CDS encoding MaoC family dehydratase N-terminal domain-containing protein, producing MSIDTKFIGKTYPAYTYEVGKEKIKEYAKAIKNLDPHYLDDDFAKKSKYGAIIAPPTFAVVIGAYLIEPVFLDKDLNLNMPMIVHGEQELEFLEVIKAGDSITSSARIIAIQNKEKLDVIAIEVKSTNQRGHEVCRGIYTFVARK from the coding sequence ATGTCCATAGATACCAAATTCATCGGCAAAACATATCCGGCTTACACATACGAGGTGGGAAAGGAAAAAATCAAGGAGTACGCCAAGGCGATCAAGAATCTCGATCCCCATTATCTCGATGACGATTTCGCCAAAAAATCCAAATACGGCGCGATTATCGCGCCTCCCACCTTCGCGGTCGTCATTGGCGCGTATCTGATCGAACCCGTTTTCCTGGACAAGGATCTGAACCTGAACATGCCGATGATCGTCCACGGCGAGCAGGAGCTGGAATTTCTGGAGGTTATCAAGGCGGGCGATTCCATCACCAGCAGCGCGCGGATCATCGCCATCCAAAACAAGGAGAAGCTGGACGTCATTGCGATCGAGGTCAAGTCAACAAACCAGCGCGGCCATGAGGTATGCCGGGGGATATATACCTTTGTCGCAAGGAAATAA
- a CDS encoding thiolase family protein has product MAKRVAIVGTGQTFHTSHRPDVNGQELINEAVIRALNDADLQMKDIDAIVIGNMDHFEGINYVDCWSVDGSGGTMKPIIKLTTGGTTGCTVAIGGYHLVGSGMFDRVLIIGWEKNSESDTTGAITTAFDPIWDRLVFAGAISGLAAEAQAYMARYGATDRDAARVSVRDRKHALNNPHAHLRREVTLEQVLASPILADPIHLLDVCPRSDGACAVIMASEDVAEKICPQPDWILGTAARHSYSYLGDADYGRLTSMREGSQELWKKAGIREPRKELDVIELYQPYSFGGLIWIEDMGLVGPGEAPRYIWDGNTDMGGELPINPSGGVISCNPIGATGLIRCAEAALQVMGKAEYRQVPDVKLAFSSGFGGCWWTDMILHGRKKPH; this is encoded by the coding sequence ATGGCAAAAAGAGTGGCAATTGTCGGAACCGGCCAGACATTCCATACGAGCCACCGTCCGGATGTAAACGGACAGGAGCTCATTAACGAGGCGGTTATCCGGGCGCTCAACGACGCCGATCTGCAGATGAAAGACATCGATGCCATCGTCATCGGCAATATGGACCACTTTGAGGGAATCAATTACGTCGATTGCTGGAGCGTGGACGGCTCCGGCGGCACGATGAAGCCCATTATCAAGCTGACCACCGGCGGGACCACCGGCTGCACTGTAGCTATTGGCGGATATCATCTGGTCGGGTCGGGGATGTTCGACAGGGTTTTGATCATCGGCTGGGAGAAGAACTCCGAGTCGGACACCACCGGCGCCATCACCACCGCCTTTGATCCCATCTGGGATCGCCTGGTATTCGCCGGCGCGATTTCGGGACTGGCCGCGGAGGCGCAGGCCTACATGGCCCGCTACGGCGCTACCGACCGCGACGCCGCCCGGGTGAGCGTTCGCGACCGAAAACACGCACTCAACAACCCCCACGCGCATCTCCGCCGGGAGGTAACCCTCGAACAAGTGCTTGCCTCCCCGATCCTGGCCGATCCGATCCATCTGCTGGACGTCTGCCCCCGTTCCGACGGCGCATGCGCCGTCATTATGGCCAGCGAAGACGTCGCGGAGAAGATCTGCCCGCAGCCCGACTGGATTTTGGGCACGGCGGCGCGCCATTCATACAGTTATCTCGGCGACGCCGATTACGGACGGCTCACCAGCATGCGCGAGGGCTCGCAGGAACTCTGGAAGAAGGCGGGCATCCGGGAGCCGCGCAAGGAACTGGACGTAATCGAGCTCTACCAGCCCTATTCGTTCGGCGGTCTGATCTGGATTGAGGACATGGGCCTTGTCGGCCCCGGCGAGGCGCCGCGGTATATCTGGGACGGCAATACCGACATGGGCGGCGAGCTTCCCATCAACCCGTCCGGCGGCGTTATCTCCTGCAATCCCATCGGGGCAACCGGGCTTATCCGGTGCGCCGAGGCGGCGCTGCAGGTGATGGGGAAGGCCGAGTACAGGCAGGTTCCGGACGTCAAGCTTGCCTTCAGCAGTGGGTTCGGCGGCTGCTGGTGGACCGATATGATCCTGCACGGCAGGAAAAAACCGCATTGA
- a CDS encoding transposase — MPVNKFAGFFTEDFGRPTKELYAALGSLLIQQMHDLTDEETVSQFSFNIQWHYALDIPGESDESKYLSLKTLWKLRNLVMREKLDVELFNQTTEALAKAFQVDTTKQRIDSVHIRSNMRRLGRIGIFSQSIHTFLVNLKRRHPDIFETIDKELVNRYLSEKALSCFSLVKPTESGKTLEGVARDLFALVRLFEENDDVKSLHSYNTLLRVLKNQCRVTEAKDDQPEAVEVIPPKEVPSDSLQNPSDPDAGYSGHKGQGYQAQVMETYCDSKDEDIRGKTLNLITHVDVESACIGDVHALIPALESTSARDLAPAEVLADSLYGSDDNCEKAREMGIDIISPTMGTPKEKTLSLADFHQSEKGIITACPQGHAPVRISTGKKQKHGVAFASEQCNVCPLRAQCPVKEGKNDHYLYYDIKAIRIAKRRAMEYSPQFKDKYRWRSGIEATFSAMDKTTGVKRLRVRGLSAVSYFARLKAIAVNIFRATSVRNVLTTPSKTPVSVNSGLLNAKFYLQDTIFVFKEQFLKTLGLLATVFTPPRNDPPYELKTAA; from the coding sequence ATGCCCGTAAACAAGTTTGCCGGCTTCTTTACGGAAGACTTCGGGAGGCCGACCAAAGAGCTGTATGCCGCCCTGGGATCTCTACTCATCCAGCAGATGCATGACCTGACCGACGAAGAAACAGTATCCCAGTTTTCTTTCAACATTCAATGGCACTATGCCCTTGATATTCCTGGCGAATCAGATGAATCCAAGTACCTGTCCCTGAAAACCCTCTGGAAACTGCGTAATCTGGTCATGAGGGAGAAGCTCGACGTCGAGTTATTCAACCAGACAACGGAGGCTCTGGCAAAGGCTTTTCAGGTGGACACAACCAAACAGCGTATAGATTCGGTACATATCCGCTCCAACATGCGCCGCCTGGGAAGAATCGGCATTTTTTCCCAGAGTATCCATACGTTTCTTGTCAATCTGAAACGACGTCATCCTGATATCTTTGAAACAATTGATAAAGAGCTTGTAAATCGTTACCTGAGCGAGAAGGCGCTTAGCTGTTTTTCGTTGGTAAAACCCACAGAGTCAGGAAAGACACTGGAGGGCGTTGCTCGTGATCTTTTTGCTCTGGTTCGGCTTTTCGAGGAGAACGATGATGTTAAATCTCTCCACAGTTATAACACGCTGCTTCGTGTTCTGAAGAATCAATGCCGCGTAACGGAAGCGAAAGACGATCAGCCTGAGGCGGTGGAAGTAATCCCCCCGAAAGAGGTTCCCTCCGATTCATTGCAGAATCCTTCCGATCCCGATGCCGGGTACAGTGGTCACAAGGGGCAAGGCTATCAGGCGCAAGTAATGGAAACATATTGTGATTCCAAAGATGAAGATATTAGGGGCAAGACCCTGAATCTGATCACCCATGTGGATGTGGAATCCGCTTGCATCGGCGATGTACATGCGCTGATTCCCGCGCTGGAATCAACCAGCGCGCGCGATCTGGCCCCTGCGGAAGTGCTTGCGGATTCGCTCTACGGCAGTGATGACAACTGTGAAAAAGCGCGGGAGATGGGTATTGATATCATCTCCCCCACGATGGGAACACCGAAAGAAAAAACCTTGAGTCTTGCCGACTTTCATCAATCAGAGAAGGGAATCATCACGGCCTGTCCCCAAGGACACGCCCCTGTCAGAATATCAACAGGAAAGAAGCAGAAACATGGTGTCGCCTTTGCCTCTGAGCAATGTAACGTTTGTCCCCTCAGGGCTCAATGCCCTGTTAAAGAGGGAAAGAACGATCATTATTTATACTATGATATCAAGGCCATACGAATTGCCAAGCGTCGGGCAATGGAATACTCTCCCCAATTCAAAGACAAATACCGGTGGCGTTCCGGTATAGAGGCAACCTTCTCGGCAATGGACAAAACAACAGGAGTCAAACGACTCAGGGTTCGAGGTCTGTCTGCCGTCTCCTATTTTGCCAGGTTGAAGGCCATTGCCGTCAATATATTCCGGGCAACGAGTGTGCGCAACGTGCTCACCACACCCTCTAAGACTCCGGTATCGGTAAACTCCGGCCTTCTCAACGCTAAATTTTACCTTCAGGACACTATTTTTGTTTTCAAAGAGCAGTTTCTGAAAACTTTGGGGTTACTTGCAACCGTTTTCACGCCGCCAAGAAATGACCCCCCCTATGAGTTGAAAACCGCAGCGTGA
- a CDS encoding TetR/AcrR family transcriptional regulator — MMDEQNKNDLLNLRRAQLTKAAYKVVGEKGYSDFTIRDIAEEAGLSTGLVHYYFKNKAELLFKLLKEMNAKLGNNLQRALAALTEPQDKLLAFCDEAFALVDKEKAYFYVLIDFWGQMNHDSRIRQANIKLYQSYRDEIAAIIEEGAAKGVFMAVDVKTTSVIIVALIQGTIIQYVIDNEAFFYPELREKIKAQILSLVVKQ, encoded by the coding sequence ATGATGGATGAGCAAAATAAAAATGATTTATTGAATCTGCGACGCGCCCAGTTGACCAAAGCGGCGTACAAGGTCGTAGGCGAGAAGGGTTATTCCGATTTCACGATCAGGGACATCGCCGAGGAGGCCGGCCTGTCAACGGGGCTGGTCCACTATTATTTCAAGAACAAGGCGGAACTTCTGTTCAAGCTGTTGAAGGAGATGAACGCGAAACTCGGTAATAATCTCCAAAGGGCGCTGGCAGCGCTGACCGAACCGCAGGACAAACTGCTGGCCTTCTGCGACGAGGCGTTCGCTCTGGTGGATAAGGAAAAGGCTTATTTTTACGTGTTGATCGATTTTTGGGGACAGATGAATCACGACAGCCGGATTCGCCAGGCCAATATCAAGCTTTACCAGAGCTACCGCGACGAGATCGCCGCCATTATCGAGGAGGGGGCGGCAAAAGGCGTGTTCATGGCCGTGGATGTCAAAACTACTTCCGTCATCATCGTTGCCCTGATTCAGGGGACCATCATCCAGTACGTGATTGATAACGAGGCCTTTTTCTATCCCGAGCTCCGGGAGAAAATCAAGGCGCAGATTCTCTCTTTGGTCGTCAAACAATAA
- a CDS encoding Zn-ribbon domain-containing OB-fold protein encodes MSQFPGIEPMVCHSKINIPYSWWAGNTASRFFTALRDEKSIMGTKCPACGRVFCPPRKVCPICFTENTQWVELACEGRVLSFTVARRQFAAIPKNRKAPVIWGLIKLDGADTALLHYIDEIEPEGVAIGMRVKAVFSEARTGGILDISHFRPTK; translated from the coding sequence ATGTCGCAATTTCCAGGCATTGAACCGATGGTCTGCCATAGCAAGATCAATATCCCCTATTCCTGGTGGGCCGGCAACACGGCGAGCAGATTTTTTACAGCCCTGCGGGATGAAAAAAGCATAATGGGGACAAAATGCCCGGCCTGCGGCAGGGTATTTTGTCCCCCCCGCAAGGTTTGCCCGATCTGCTTTACTGAAAATACGCAGTGGGTGGAGCTGGCATGCGAGGGGCGCGTCCTTTCCTTTACCGTGGCAAGGCGCCAGTTTGCCGCCATCCCCAAGAATCGAAAGGCACCGGTCATCTGGGGGCTGATCAAACTCGACGGCGCCGACACCGCCCTGCTGCATTATATAGACGAAATAGAGCCGGAAGGCGTGGCCATCGGCATGCGCGTAAAGGCGGTGTTCTCCGAGGCGCGCACGGGCGGCATCCTGGATATTTCGCATTTCCGGCCAACAAAATAA
- a CDS encoding acyl-CoA dehydrogenase family protein, which produces MEFGYTDEQLMFKESVYKYAKKEIVPLVEEADLKGEFSLEVWQKLGEMGLLGLPFPEELGGGGASVVTCCLAGEALGHAGVDQGHLLAMGAHTYLCTDTIFKHGTPDQLKKYIPRLAGGEWIGCMGLTEPGAGSDAASLTTTAVKRGDKWILNGTKTFITNAPVCNVCVVYATVDRALKHNGITAFIVERGFPGFATGKPFHKTGVRASATAEVILDNCDVPEENLLGEIGKGFEYTHETLSWDRSSLLSPFIGGMQFAIEACTKYSQERVQFGKPLNAFQAIQHKLADLRIIKEAARMVVYRVAHDKDSGKPLDHMHTSIAKAIVGDWGVKAANDAVQVFGGYGYIHEYPIERFLRDAKLGQIGGGTSEIQRLIISRILSYFS; this is translated from the coding sequence ATGGAATTCGGTTATACGGACGAGCAGTTAATGTTTAAAGAATCGGTCTATAAGTACGCGAAAAAAGAAATCGTGCCGCTGGTCGAGGAGGCTGACCTCAAGGGCGAGTTTTCGCTGGAGGTATGGCAGAAGCTCGGAGAGATGGGGCTTCTGGGCCTGCCGTTTCCGGAGGAACTGGGCGGGGGCGGCGCCAGCGTCGTGACCTGTTGCCTGGCAGGCGAAGCCCTGGGACATGCCGGCGTCGATCAGGGACATCTGCTGGCAATGGGGGCGCATACGTATTTGTGCACGGATACCATCTTCAAGCATGGAACGCCTGACCAGCTCAAAAAGTACATCCCGAGGCTTGCCGGCGGCGAGTGGATCGGCTGCATGGGGCTCACCGAACCGGGCGCCGGTTCCGACGCCGCGTCGCTCACTACTACGGCGGTCAAACGGGGCGACAAATGGATCCTCAACGGCACAAAGACCTTCATTACCAACGCCCCGGTCTGCAACGTCTGCGTCGTTTATGCCACGGTCGATCGGGCGCTGAAGCACAACGGGATTACCGCCTTCATTGTCGAGCGGGGCTTCCCCGGCTTTGCAACCGGCAAGCCCTTCCACAAGACGGGGGTGCGGGCCTCCGCCACCGCCGAGGTGATTCTCGACAACTGCGATGTCCCGGAGGAAAACCTGCTGGGCGAGATCGGCAAGGGCTTTGAATACACCCACGAGACCCTCTCCTGGGACAGAAGCTCACTGCTTTCACCCTTCATCGGCGGCATGCAGTTCGCCATCGAGGCGTGCACCAAGTACTCGCAGGAGCGGGTGCAGTTTGGAAAACCGCTGAACGCCTTCCAGGCGATCCAGCACAAGCTGGCGGATCTCCGGATTATCAAAGAGGCAGCGCGCATGGTCGTTTACCGGGTTGCCCATGACAAGGACTCCGGCAAACCGCTCGATCACATGCATACCTCCATCGCGAAGGCGATTGTGGGCGACTGGGGCGTGAAAGCCGCCAATGATGCAGTCCAGGTCTTCGGCGGTTACGGGTACATCCATGAATACCCGATCGAGCGGTTCCTCCGGGATGCGAAGCTCGGGCAGATCGGCGGCGGAACCTCCGAAATTCAGCGGCTCATCATCTCCCGTATCCTGAGCTACTTCTCATGA
- a CDS encoding thiolase family protein, whose translation MDRAAIIGVGMTKIEKNKVRETFADMAWEAVNKALNDAGMTIADIDNVVTTSSDFWDGRTISCMAVGDASGAAHKNVSCVEGDGAYGALYGMTRCLSGSYKTTLVTGHSKGSEGVSSLITNAAFDPIYERALGLDMVTACALQARAYMHRTGTTEEQLALVSVKNHGNALKNPLTQLPLKITVQDVLASEPIADPLHKLDCSPVSDGCAAVIIAHESVATRFRQRPVWIRGVSFCADSFFLGDRNLSRARALAAAAKKAYAMADINDPKKEIDVVELHDAFTYQELLWLEEMGLAEAATAGKLLEKGDFDRNGRLPVNASGGLLSGHPVIAAGLYSLAAVVRQIRGDAGGFQVKKAKTGLAHGVNGLAGQSHCVFILDRDK comes from the coding sequence ATGGACAGAGCGGCGATAATCGGCGTCGGCATGACCAAAATAGAAAAAAACAAGGTGCGGGAGACCTTCGCCGACATGGCGTGGGAGGCCGTAAACAAGGCCCTGAACGATGCGGGCATGACGATTGCCGATATCGACAACGTGGTGACCACCTCCAGCGACTTCTGGGACGGACGGACGATTTCCTGCATGGCCGTAGGAGACGCCAGCGGCGCGGCCCACAAAAACGTCTCCTGCGTCGAGGGGGACGGCGCCTACGGGGCGCTTTACGGGATGACCCGCTGCCTTTCCGGCTCATACAAAACCACGCTGGTCACCGGACATTCCAAGGGTTCCGAGGGCGTATCGAGCCTCATCACCAATGCGGCCTTCGATCCCATCTACGAACGCGCCCTCGGCCTGGACATGGTTACCGCCTGCGCGTTGCAGGCCAGGGCATACATGCACCGCACCGGGACCACTGAGGAGCAGTTGGCGCTGGTATCGGTGAAGAACCACGGCAATGCGCTCAAAAACCCGCTTACGCAGCTCCCGCTGAAAATCACCGTTCAGGATGTACTCGCCTCCGAGCCAATCGCCGACCCGCTCCACAAGCTGGACTGCTCACCGGTGTCCGATGGGTGCGCGGCGGTCATTATCGCCCACGAATCGGTGGCGACCAGGTTCAGGCAGAGGCCCGTCTGGATCAGGGGCGTTTCGTTTTGCGCGGACAGCTTCTTTTTGGGCGACCGGAACCTCTCCCGCGCCCGGGCGCTGGCCGCAGCGGCGAAGAAGGCCTACGCTATGGCCGACATCAATGACCCGAAAAAAGAGATCGATGTTGTCGAACTGCACGACGCCTTTACCTATCAGGAACTCCTGTGGCTCGAGGAAATGGGGCTTGCCGAGGCGGCGACGGCCGGGAAACTCCTCGAAAAGGGCGATTTTGACAGAAACGGCCGGCTGCCGGTAAATGCCTCCGGCGGACTGCTTTCCGGCCACCCGGTTATCGCCGCCGGCCTCTACAGCCTGGCCGCAGTGGTCAGGCAGATTCGGGGCGACGCGGGAGGATTTCAGGTAAAAAAGGCAAAAACCGGTCTGGCGCACGGGGTAAACGGGCTTGCCGGCCAGTCCCACTGCGTGTTTATCCTGGACCGGGACAAGTAG
- a CDS encoding acyl-CoA dehydrogenase family protein: MNYDLTPEQLSIKDNFTKFCTKEIEPRAEILDRAAPEEAGRLMKENIKMMAGIGYLGIGHEEAYGGTNLDLISQAIAGEAVAAACASTFLSCGASSGLFGMPLRLFGTAAQKEKYLPGIIKGELIGCFGLTEPEAGSDAASIRTTAVKKGDRWVLNGTKTFITNATIADVALIFAYNDKEKGPADGVTCFLVERDTPGFSAGKPFDKMGFRGSPTAELIMVDCEVPESAVLGKAGNGFIQAMQTLEYGRIGMATVCLGIAAKCLEHANRYSKERKAFGKPINRFQEIAFKIADMMIMSDTARLLIYQAAWAKETNQPDSAVLASVAKVWASEAATQISSMAVQVHGGYGYIREFPVERLYRDAKLGEIGEGTSEIQRVLIAKDLIHKYST; this comes from the coding sequence ATGAACTATGATTTGACGCCGGAGCAGTTATCCATAAAGGACAATTTTACGAAGTTCTGCACGAAGGAAATAGAACCGCGCGCTGAAATTCTTGACAGGGCTGCGCCTGAAGAAGCGGGCAGACTGATGAAGGAAAACATCAAAATGATGGCGGGCATCGGCTATCTGGGGATCGGCCACGAAGAGGCTTACGGCGGTACAAATCTCGATTTGATCAGTCAGGCGATCGCCGGAGAAGCTGTGGCTGCCGCCTGCGCTTCCACGTTTTTATCCTGCGGCGCCTCCAGCGGCCTCTTCGGCATGCCGCTTAGGCTGTTCGGCACTGCCGCGCAGAAAGAAAAATACCTTCCCGGCATCATCAAGGGCGAGCTCATCGGCTGCTTTGGCCTTACCGAACCGGAAGCCGGCTCGGATGCTGCTTCCATCAGGACAACCGCTGTGAAAAAGGGCGACCGATGGGTACTTAATGGAACCAAGACCTTCATCACCAACGCGACGATCGCCGATGTCGCGCTGATCTTCGCCTATAACGACAAAGAGAAGGGACCGGCGGACGGCGTTACCTGCTTTCTTGTAGAGCGCGACACCCCGGGATTTTCAGCGGGCAAGCCGTTCGATAAAATGGGCTTCCGCGGCTCCCCCACGGCCGAGCTAATCATGGTTGATTGCGAAGTTCCGGAAAGCGCGGTGCTCGGCAAGGCGGGCAATGGTTTTATCCAGGCGATGCAGACCCTCGAATACGGCAGGATCGGCATGGCGACCGTCTGTCTGGGAATCGCGGCCAAGTGCCTGGAACACGCGAACAGGTATTCCAAGGAGCGCAAGGCCTTCGGCAAACCGATCAACCGCTTTCAGGAAATTGCCTTCAAGATTGCGGACATGATGATCATGTCCGATACAGCCAGGCTCCTCATTTACCAAGCTGCCTGGGCCAAGGAGACGAATCAGCCGGATTCAGCGGTGCTGGCGTCGGTGGCGAAGGTTTGGGCTTCCGAAGCCGCCACGCAGATCTCCAGCATGGCGGTGCAGGTGCATGGCGGTTACGGCTATATCAGGGAGTTTCCAGTGGAGCGCCTCTACCGCGATGCCAAACTGGGCGAGATCGGCGAGGGAACTTCGGAAATACAGCGGGTGCTGATCGCCAAGGATCTTATCCATAAGTATTCAACTTAA